The nucleotide sequence AGGCGGTACTCGCTCTCGCGCGGAAACCTGTTCGTGGTGCGCTTCGACGAGCGGGGGCGCGCATCCATCGGGCAGATCGCGCGGACCGTGAGCGACACCGACCCGTTCCGCGTCCTCCACATCTACCAGGCGCTCCTGCCGTCGGACCCGATCGTGGCGGACGTGTTCAACTACCCCAGGCCGCCCTGCCCGCGCGGCACCGCGTCCACGCCGCGCGGCGGAACCGCGTGAAAGGCGTTGGGGAATGATGACGGAGAAGCCGGAGAGCCCGGTCCCGCCGCGCGCCGCGTCTCCACCGCCCGATGCGGCGCCCGCGGACGCGCCGAAGCCGTCCCCCGTCCGCCCGGAGCCGTCGGCTGCGGAGGAGGAGATGGGCGGCGAGGCGCCCTGTCAGCTTCACCGCTTCTGGGACGTTCCGGAGTGATCCTTCCGGGGCCGCCGCGTGTAGAAGCGCGCGCGGCGGCCCCGGCGCCGGACCGCATCTGCCCAGACGCCCGCGGACGCAGCACCGATGCACCTCCGCCGCGCCCTCATCCTCATCCCCACGCTCCTCATCCCCGCCCGCGCGCTCGCGCAGCGCCCGGTGGGCGAGTACGAGCCCGCCCCGCGCTACTCCACCTTCAATCTCGCGCTCCAGCTCACCGGCGACCCCGAACGTGGCCGCGAGGTCATGGCGTCGTGGGGGCGCATGCGCGCGCTCGGCGGCCGCGGCGCGTGGATGCCGTGGCTGGAGGTGGCCGCCGGCGTGAGCCCCGGCAACCGCGAAGTCGTCGAGGGCGTGGCCATGGGCCCGCGGCTCACCCTGGCGCGGGCGTTCCCGTCCCAGTTCGTGGGGTTCGGCAAGGCGTCGCGCGCGGAGCCGTACCTGGTCGCGACGGCGGGGATGTACATGGCGGGGGATTTCGGGGATGGATCGCGCTGGGGCGGCGCGCCGACGGTGTCGGGCGGGTTCGGCTTCCGCGTCTTCCAGGACCGGTGGAACGTCGATCTCTCCACCCTGGAGCTCGTGGTGGAGCGCCGCTTCGGCGTGCAGGACGGCCCCGCGCGGCTGTACCTGCGCTTCGGCCGCGCCACCGCCCCGCGCGAGCGCCGCGACCGCGCGCCGGGCACCACGCTCACCGGCCGCCTCCTCCCCGCGCCCTCCCCTCCCTGATCTCCCCCGGATCGTCCCACGAGCCGCAAAACGGACGAAGCGGCGGGGAACAGAAGGCCGGATGGGTCGTATTGTTGCGCGCCCGGGCCCGCGACCGACGCGGCGCCCTGCCGCGGGCACCACGCGGCCCCCAGCTTGCCTCACCCCGCGCGCATGAGCATCAGCATCGAAGCGGACATCGCCGCCATCCAGCGGATCGGCGCCGTTCCCACCATCCTCAAGGTCGTTTCCGAGGCCACCGGCCTGCGCCTGGCGCTGGTCGCGCGGGTTACGGAAGGGGCGTGGACCTGCTGCGCCGTGCTGGACCGGATGGGGTTCGGGCTGGAGGTGGGCGGCGAGCTGGAGGTGGCCACCACGCTGTGCAGCGAGGTGCGGGCGACGGGGGCGCCCATCGTCATCGAGCACGCCAGCCGCGAGCCGGCCTTCTGCGACCACCCCACGCCGAAGCTGTACGGCTTCGAGAGCTACATCGCCACGCCCATCGTGCGCCCCGACGGCCGCTACTTCGGCAACGTCTGCGCGCTGGACTCACGCCCCGCGGTGCTGCGCGACGGCAAGACGCTGGAGATGGTGAAGCTCTTCGCCGACCTCATCGGCATGCAGCTGGAGGCCGAGGAGTCGTCCCTCCGCGACCGCGCCGCGCTCTCCGACGAGCGGAAGACGGCCGAGCTGCGCGAGCAGTTCATCGCCGTGCTGGGGCACGACCTGCGCAACCCGCTCACCTCGGTGGTCACCGGCGCCAACTTCCTGCTGGACCTGGAGCCCGGGCCCACCGAGCGCACCATCCTGGAGCGCGTCGTCACCAGCGGGCGGCGGATGACGCGGCTGATCGACGACGTGCTGGACTTCGCGCGCGGGCGGCTGGGCGGGGGGATGCCGATCGACCCGATGGAGATCGACCACGTCGATTTCGTCGTCCGCCACGTCGTGGCCGAGATCGCCGCCGCGCACCCGGACCGCACCATCCGCGTGACCTCCAACCCGCCCGCTACGGCCTGGTTCGACCGCACCCGCGTGGGGCAGATGCTGTCGAACCTGGTGGGGAACGCGGTGGAGCACAGCCCGCCAGGCGAGCCGGTGGACGTGGTGGCCGACGGCACCGACGGCATGCTGCGCCTGGCCGTCACCAGCCGCGGCGACGTGATCCCCGAAGACGTGCTCCCGCACATCTTCCAGCCGTACGTGCGCGGCACCCGCAGTGTGCCGCGCACGGGGCTGGGCCTGGGCCTCTACATCGCCTCGGAGATCGCCCGCGCGCACGGCGGCGCCCTCCACGTCACATCCAGCGCCGAGGACGGCACCACCTTCACCGCGCTCCTCCCGCGCTCGGGCCCCGCCTCGGCCTCTTGATCCCGAATCTCGCCCGGGCGACTGGGCGCTCCGCGCCATCCCCGTGACGTCATCCTGAGGCCGCCCACGCCGCAACCAGTTCCCACACAAGAGGTTGCAGGCCGAAGGATCCATACCCCGTCCCGCACGTCCGCCGCGGAAACACATCGAATGACGGAGAAGGGTGCCGTCGCGGAGCTCCGCGCGTACCTTTCCCGGCACGCGTCGTAGCCGTCATCGCCGAATCCCGATCTCCCCGTGCAACCGACCGAGCTGGGCGGCATCCTGGACTTCCTGCGCGCCGCCGAGGCGCTGAAGACGGCCACGCGCAGCGGCTGGACCTCGGCCGGGCAGCAGGAGAGCGTGGCCGAGCACACGTGGCGGCTGTGCCTGATGGCGCTGGTGCTGCACCGCGACTTCCCCGGCGTGGACTTCGCGCGGCTCATCCGCATCTGCATCATCCACGACCTGGGCGAGGCCATCGGCGGCGACGTGCCCGCGCCCGAGCAGGCCGCGCTCGGCGAGGGCAAGTCCGCCGGCGAGCGCCGCGACCTGCTGCAGCTCCTGTCCCCGCTCCCCGCCGACCTGCGCGCCGAGATCACCTCGCTGTGGGACGAGTACGAGGCCGCGGTCACGCCCGAGGCGCGGCTCGCCAAGGCGCTCGACAAGCTGGAGACCATCCTGCAGCACACGCAGGGCGCCAACCCGCCGGACTTCGACTACCGCTTCAACCTGGGCTACGGCCGCCAGTACACCGCCGGCCACCCGCTGCTCGAGTCCGTCCGCGCCGTCCTCGACGAGGAGACGGAGCGGCGCGCGCGGGAGGGCGAGGAGAGCACCCCGCGTCCGTAGCGCTTCGTCATCCGCAAACCGATGTCACGGCAAGCCTAGCGGGAGGGGCGCGTGTTCGTGGTGGCGCGGAAGGCGGCAGAATCGTAATGATGATTCGCACAGCGGGATCACGGAGTAGCACCCGAGGCCCCGCTTGCATCTCCGTTTCAGTCGTTGGCTAACGTCCCTCCTGCACCGGTGTCATCAACCCCCTGACTGGATTCCACATGCATCCCCTGCTGAAACGCTCCGCCACACTCGCCGTCGCCACTCTCCTCGTACCGAGCATCATCGCCGCCCAGCCCGGAGCGAGCAACACGGCGACGAGCGCCGCGACTCTCCGCTCCGCGCCCATCTCCAACATCCGCTACGAAGTCACGTTCACTGCGCAGACGGCGAAGGACCGCTCGATGCACGTGGACATGACCTTCGACGCGGCCTCCACCTCGCCGGTGCTGCTGTCGCTGCCGGTGTGGACGCCGGGGGCGTACGAGGTCAGCAACTACGCCCACTGGGTGAGCGGCTTCGGCGCCGTGCAGCGCGGCGCGCCCGTGCGCTGGGACAAGGTCGACCCCGACACCTGGCGCGTGCGCCCCGGCGGCGCCGGCCCGGTCACCGTGTCGTTCGAGTACCGCGCCGACTCGCTCGACAACGCGATGGCGTGGGCGCAGCCGGACTTCCTGTTCTTCAACGGCACCACCGCGTTCCTCTACCCCGAGGGGCGCACCCCCGACTTCCCGGCCACCATCACCATCCGCACCGACGCCGGCTGGAACGTCGCCACCAGCATGCGCGCGCGGCCGGGGCGCTTCACCTACGGCGAGAGCAACTACCACGACCTGGTCGACATGCCGTTCTTCGTCGGCCGCTTCGACCTGGACTCCATGCAGGTGGCCGGGAAGTGGCACCGCCTGGCCACGTATCCCGCGGGGCGGCTGCAGGACACCGCCCGCGCCGCCGTCTGGCGCGGCATCGCCGCCATGGCGCCCGCCGAGGCCGCCGTCTTCCACGACGCGCCGTGGCCCGACTACACCACCATGATGGTCTTCCCCGAGCAGTACCCGGGCGGCAGCGCGCTGGAGCACTCGCGCAGCCACCTGGGCATCTACACTCCCGAGCTGATCGGCACGCCGGTCCTCCTCGACATCACCGCCCACGAGATGTTCCACTCGTGGAACGTGAAGCGCCTGCGCCCGGCCGACATGTGGCCGTACGTCTACGACCGCGCGATGCCCACGGTGTGGCTGTGGGTGAGCGAGGGGATCACCGACTACTACGCGCCGCTGGCCCTGGTGCGCGGCGGCGTGGCGGGCGAGGACTACCTGTGGGAGAACCTGACGGAGAAGATGCAGCAGGTGGACGATTCGCCGCCGGTGGCGCTGGAGGATGCGTCGCTGTCCACGTGGAACCACCCGCAGGACGGCACCGGCTACCTGTACTATCCCAAGGGCGCGCTCGCCGGCTTCCTGCTCGACGTGATGATCCGCGACGCCAGCGACAACCGCCGCTCGCTCGACACCGTGATGCGCGAGCTGTACGAGGCCGATTTCCAGCGCGGCCGTGGCTTCACCGGTGACGAGTGGTGGGCGGCCGTGAGCCGCGCCGCCGGCGGCCGCGGCTTCGCCGACTTCGCCGCGCGCTACGTGGACGGGCGCGAACCCTTCCCGTACGCGCGGGTGCTGCCGCTGGCGGGGCTGCGCCTGCAGGCGGATACCGCGCACATCGCGCGCATCGGCGTGCAGACGCAGACCGACTCGACCGGAGTCCGCGTCGTGGCCCTGGTGCCCGGCGGGATGGCCGCGCGCGCGGGGCTGCAGGTGGGCGACTACATCGTCAGCCTGGGCGAGGTGAAGGTGGGAGCGGAGGACTTTGGCCCCGCCTTCCGCGCGCGCTACGGCACCCAGCCCGAGGGCACGCCGCTCCCGGTGGTCGTGCGCCGCAACGGCCAGAACGTCACGCTGAACGGCTCGGTGCACTACAACACCGAGATCAGCTCCCGCATCGCCCCCGACCCGAACGCCACCGTGAAGGCCGCCCGCATCCGCACCGGCATCGCCCGCGGCACGACGACCGGCGGGTGAGGTGAGCAGCCGTCGTGCAGCGCGCTGAAGACGGTGCGCTGCACGGCGACGGCATCACGCCCTGTCGCCAGCGAACTCTCAGGCGAATGATCCAGGGGGAAATCTCGAAGTCGAAGCCGTCGAATCAGCAACGACCGACAGGGTTCGTGCATTCGACCAATCGTGACCGCGAGGGCAGATGCGATTACCCGCTTTCCTGATTCTGCTTCTCTCTGCGTGTGCTGATGTACATCCCCAACCCGATACGCCACCCTCGACCGCAGGGCACGACGGGGAAACAGGTGGTGGAGTGATCCATCAGGACGCCACGAAGTCGGGACGATTCCCCGCGCCGCGAATCACCTGCGAGGTGCTCGCTGACCAAGGCATTCCCACGAGTGGGTACAAGGTCGAGGATGGTGATGATTGGTGCTGTTTTGGTGACGTATTTCCGTCAGGAACGGACGTGTTGATTCCTGATGAGGTGAGCTACATCGTAAACGGCGATCAATCGACGGTCCGGGAAATCACCATCGAGGCCGAGCACTATCGCAGCAATCCGAGATATGAACGGCGTACATTGAACGAAGCCTCCAGCGCCGCAGAAACCCTTCTGCGGAAGCTAGGAGGCCGCAGCAACCCCGCTGCGGTGCGAGCCGTTCGCATGGGAAGACCGGGCTCTTGGCCCATGGGAAATAGCTTGGTCATCCTCGTAGAGCGCGACGAGTATCCAACGGGCAAAGGGTATTCGATTTACTTTCGCATCAGACCAGCACCAACCTCTTAAGCCTCTGTCCGCCGACGCGCATCCGACAAACGCTACCCCACCAGCGCCGCAAGCGTGCGCATGTAGCTGTCCACGTCGAAGCGGTCGGGGTCCATCACCACCTGCAGGGCACAGCCCTCGATGAAGCCGGCGGCCACGCCCGCCAGCCCCTCGGCGCCCTCGCGGCCGAAGCGCTCCGGCTCGGCGTCGACCACGGCCTGCGCGAGCGGGCGGAAGGCGTCGCGGTAGCGGTCCAGCGCGGCGCGGATGGCGCGCTGCACGCCGGGGTGCCGCGTCCCCATCACCCAGAAGTCGAAGAACAGGGCCACGCGCTCGCGCTGCTTCGGCAGCGCCTCCACGTCGCGGCGGATGGCGCTCAGCATCCGCTCGGCGGGCGTCTGGCCCTCGAGCACGTCCGCCAGTTCGGGGCCGACGAGGGTGATCTCCAGCAGCCAGGCGAGCAGCGCCACCAGCAGCCCGTCGCGATTGCCGAAGTGGAAGAACACCAGCCCCTTGCTCACCCCCGCCTCGCCGGCGACGGCCTGCGCGGTGAGGCCCGTCAGCCGCTCGCGCGCGGCCACGCGGTAGGCGGCTTTCAGGATTTCGAGCCTGCGCTGTTCCTCGGGTGCTTTGCGGCCCGGCATCAGGTGCGAAAGTGCGAGAGTGCGAAGGTGCGAGAGTGAACTGCAAATGCCTCTCGCCATTGAAGTCCGCGCAGGCGGACTGCGTGCCGTTGTAGCCGCGAGTTCACTCGCATTTTCGCGAGTATATCCGTCCACGACGGACGTCATCCACCGCGCACTGGCGATCTCACGCCGAACACGATCCGTCGCGCACCGGCGATCCCACGACGGACACGATCCGCTGCGCACCAGCGATCTCACGCCGAACACGATCCGCCGCGCATCGGCGATCCCCATCTCCCGAAACACCGAAAACAGCGCGGGGGCGCCGGCCACACAAGGACCAGCACCCCCGCCGCCGTTTCGCGGTCGCCGCGGTCAGGCGGGGCTCAGCTGCTCGGCCAGGCGCGCGCAGACGGCCTCGACCACCAGCTGGCGGGCGCGCTCGGCAATCTGGTCCAGGCTGGGCGTGCGGGCCAGCGTGCGCTCGGCGTACTGCCGCACCTCGTCCAGCGTCGGCAGCTCGGGAAGGTGGAGCCCAGCCAGCGCCGACGCCGCATGCGACTGCGCGTTGCGGAGCGCGGCGCGCACGTCCTCCATCTGCGGCGCGGCGGCCAGCGCGGCGTGCACCTGCGCGGCGATGCGGTCCGCCGGGAAGGCCGCGGCCAGCTGGTGCGCCACCTTCTCCACCACCGCCGCCCCCAGCCGCCGCTCGTTGCGCACCACCTCCACCGGCGGCTCGCCCAGCTCCCACACCAGCCCGAGCCACGACAGCGACTTCAGCACGTAGAACGTCGGATCGATCTCGTACCAGCGGAACCCCTGCCGCGTGGACCGCTGATAGGCGTGGTGGTTGTTGTGCCACCCCTCGCCCAGCGTGATCAGCGCCAGCCACCAGTTGTTGCGGCTGTCGTCGCCCGTCACGTAGCGCTGCTTCCCCGTCACGTGCGCCAGCGAGTTGATGAAGAAGGTGCCGTGGTACAGCAGCACCGTGCTCCAGAAGAAGCCCACGACCAGCGCCGTCCATCCCCCGAACGCGAAGCAGGCGACGCCCAGCACCACCGCCGGAACCAGCGGGAAGCGCTCCAGCCACACCAGCTCGGGGTAGCGCGTCAGGTCCGGCACCGCGTCCATCTCCGTCTTCTCGTTGCGCCGGTCGAAGATCCACCCCACGTGCGAGTAGAAGAACCCGCGCTGCCGCGGCGAGTGCACGTCCAGCTCGGTGTCGGAATGGCGATGGTGGTGGCGGTGCACGGCCGCCCACCAGAGCGCGCCGCGCTGCGTGGAGCTCTGCGCCAGCCACGCCAGCACGAGCTGCCCCGCGCGGCTCGTCTTGAACGAGCGGTGGCTGAAGAAGCGGTGGTACCCCGCCGTCACCCCGAACATGCGGACGACGTAGAGCGCCACGCACAGGATCAGCGCGTTCACGGTCACCCCGGTCCAGATCGCCCCCAGGCACGCCAGGTGGACGAGCACGAACGGGATCGCGGCCGGGTAGATGATGTCGTCGTGAAATTCTTCCCCCTCGCCGGCGTGCGGGGAGATGGCGGTCGGGCCTGCGGACATGTCGATCCGGTGTTCGGGCTGCGGAGAACGGTTGACGCGACCCGTTTCACCGGGTAGCTTGAAAGATATTGACCGTCGGGTCAATGGTCAA is from Longimicrobium sp. and encodes:
- a CDS encoding GAF domain-containing sensor histidine kinase, with the protein product MSISIEADIAAIQRIGAVPTILKVVSEATGLRLALVARVTEGAWTCCAVLDRMGFGLEVGGELEVATTLCSEVRATGAPIVIEHASREPAFCDHPTPKLYGFESYIATPIVRPDGRYFGNVCALDSRPAVLRDGKTLEMVKLFADLIGMQLEAEESSLRDRAALSDERKTAELREQFIAVLGHDLRNPLTSVVTGANFLLDLEPGPTERTILERVVTSGRRMTRLIDDVLDFARGRLGGGMPIDPMEIDHVDFVVRHVVAEIAAAHPDRTIRVTSNPPATAWFDRTRVGQMLSNLVGNAVEHSPPGEPVDVVADGTDGMLRLAVTSRGDVIPEDVLPHIFQPYVRGTRSVPRTGLGLGLYIASEIARAHGGALHVTSSAEDGTTFTALLPRSGPASAS
- a CDS encoding acyl-CoA desaturase; this translates as MSAGPTAISPHAGEGEEFHDDIIYPAAIPFVLVHLACLGAIWTGVTVNALILCVALYVVRMFGVTAGYHRFFSHRSFKTSRAGQLVLAWLAQSSTQRGALWWAAVHRHHHRHSDTELDVHSPRQRGFFYSHVGWIFDRRNEKTEMDAVPDLTRYPELVWLERFPLVPAVVLGVACFAFGGWTALVVGFFWSTVLLYHGTFFINSLAHVTGKQRYVTGDDSRNNWWLALITLGEGWHNNHHAYQRSTRQGFRWYEIDPTFYVLKSLSWLGLVWELGEPPVEVVRNERRLGAAVVEKVAHQLAAAFPADRIAAQVHAALAAAPQMEDVRAALRNAQSHAASALAGLHLPELPTLDEVRQYAERTLARTPSLDQIAERARQLVVEAVCARLAEQLSPA
- a CDS encoding TetR/AcrR family transcriptional regulator translates to MPGRKAPEEQRRLEILKAAYRVAARERLTGLTAQAVAGEAGVSKGLVFFHFGNRDGLLVALLAWLLEITLVGPELADVLEGQTPAERMLSAIRRDVEALPKQRERVALFFDFWVMGTRHPGVQRAIRAALDRYRDAFRPLAQAVVDAEPERFGREGAEGLAGVAAGFIEGCALQVVMDPDRFDVDSYMRTLAALVG
- a CDS encoding PDZ domain-containing protein, coding for MHPLLKRSATLAVATLLVPSIIAAQPGASNTATSAATLRSAPISNIRYEVTFTAQTAKDRSMHVDMTFDAASTSPVLLSLPVWTPGAYEVSNYAHWVSGFGAVQRGAPVRWDKVDPDTWRVRPGGAGPVTVSFEYRADSLDNAMAWAQPDFLFFNGTTAFLYPEGRTPDFPATITIRTDAGWNVATSMRARPGRFTYGESNYHDLVDMPFFVGRFDLDSMQVAGKWHRLATYPAGRLQDTARAAVWRGIAAMAPAEAAVFHDAPWPDYTTMMVFPEQYPGGSALEHSRSHLGIYTPELIGTPVLLDITAHEMFHSWNVKRLRPADMWPYVYDRAMPTVWLWVSEGITDYYAPLALVRGGVAGEDYLWENLTEKMQQVDDSPPVALEDASLSTWNHPQDGTGYLYYPKGALAGFLLDVMIRDASDNRRSLDTVMRELYEADFQRGRGFTGDEWWAAVSRAAGGRGFADFAARYVDGREPFPYARVLPLAGLRLQADTAHIARIGVQTQTDSTGVRVVALVPGGMAARAGLQVGDYIVSLGEVKVGAEDFGPAFRARYGTQPEGTPLPVVVRRNGQNVTLNGSVHYNTEISSRIAPDPNATVKAARIRTGIARGTTTGG
- a CDS encoding HD domain-containing protein, with the protein product MQPTELGGILDFLRAAEALKTATRSGWTSAGQQESVAEHTWRLCLMALVLHRDFPGVDFARLIRICIIHDLGEAIGGDVPAPEQAALGEGKSAGERRDLLQLLSPLPADLRAEITSLWDEYEAAVTPEARLAKALDKLETILQHTQGANPPDFDYRFNLGYGRQYTAGHPLLESVRAVLDEETERRAREGEESTPRP